Proteins from a single region of Longimicrobiales bacterium:
- a CDS encoding biopolymer transporter ExbD: MSSLGAHRRGGGRSRADLPINADINVTSLVDVAFTLLVIFIITAPILQGGIEVSIPRADVQPLNTEEAPFFITITRDGEIFMEESSVTLAELESGLPQLLSTGTVERVFIRADSVAYWGPVLKTMAIAVNSGVPWSVVGEPYRPGGE, from the coding sequence ATGTCCTCTTTGGGTGCGCACCGCAGGGGTGGCGGTCGGTCTCGGGCCGACCTTCCGATCAACGCCGACATCAACGTGACCAGTCTCGTCGACGTTGCGTTCACGCTGCTCGTGATCTTCATCATCACCGCGCCGATTCTTCAAGGCGGCATCGAGGTATCGATCCCGAGGGCTGATGTGCAGCCGTTGAACACGGAGGAAGCCCCCTTCTTCATAACGATCACGCGTGACGGCGAGATCTTCATGGAGGAGAGCTCGGTGACCCTTGCTGAACTCGAGTCGGGGTTGCCCCAGCTGCTGTCGACTGGAACGGTCGAGCGTGTCTTCATTCGGGCGGATTCGGTCGCCTACTGGGGCCCCGTTCTCAAAACGATGGCCATCGCAGTGAACAGTGGTGTGCCCTGGTCCGTGGTGGGCGAGCCCTACCGTCCCGGGGGGGAGTGA
- a CDS encoding MotA/TolQ/ExbB proton channel family protein has protein sequence MIVGGDLPTQVVLLVLGVGSMASWWLIFTKSRQFREVRQQGDEFLDYMEKAQRLEDAYKTILSLPDSPYGRVFRQGVNFFSELRPGALREGAPQSRGLSLTQLEALRLVLEKEEAQERDELSYGLGWLAVIGSVSPLMGLMGTVIGIMNVFLGITVSGSSNMAAVAPGVAGALVTTVAGLFVAIPAVIAYNHFVGKLNLVSGELEGFSSEFIGTLAREGRV, from the coding sequence ATGATCGTCGGGGGTGATCTGCCTACACAGGTCGTTCTCCTTGTCCTCGGAGTCGGGTCCATGGCGTCGTGGTGGCTGATCTTCACCAAGTCGCGCCAGTTCAGGGAGGTCCGCCAACAGGGGGATGAATTTCTCGACTATATGGAGAAGGCTCAGCGCCTCGAGGACGCCTACAAGACTATCCTCTCGCTGCCGGATTCGCCGTACGGACGCGTGTTTCGGCAGGGAGTGAACTTCTTCAGTGAACTCCGACCTGGAGCACTGCGTGAGGGCGCTCCGCAGTCGCGGGGTCTGTCCCTGACGCAGCTTGAGGCTTTGCGGTTGGTGCTGGAGAAGGAAGAAGCCCAAGAGCGGGACGAACTGTCCTACGGACTGGGCTGGCTCGCGGTAATTGGGTCCGTGTCGCCTCTGATGGGCCTCATGGGGACCGTCATTGGAATCATGAATGTGTTTCTTGGCATTACTGTGTCGGGTTCCAGCAACATGGCGGCTGTGGCCCCGGGTGTTGCCGGTGCTCTGGTCACGACGGTCGCTGGGCTGTTTGTCGCGATCCCTGCGGTGATCGCCTACAACCATTTCGTCGGCAAGCTCAATCTCGTCAGTGGCGAACTCGAAGGCTTCTCCAGTGAGTTCATTGGAACGCTCGCGCGGGAGGGGCGCGTCTAG
- a CDS encoding NAD-dependent epimerase/dehydratase family protein, translating to MKQSKRKVLVTGGAGFIASHVSEAYLAQGDDVWIVDNLSSGKRTNVPAGAEFIEMDIRDPEIRNLFREVRFDLVNHHAAQIDVRISVNDPAEDAGINLTGLLNITESALEVGTKRVVFISSGGVVYGEPEEIPTPEGAPKLPLSPYGVTKLGGEYYLNYYRMIRGMEYVALRYSNVFGPRQDPHGEAGVVAIFCNRLLAGESLTIFGDGEQTRDYVYVKDVVAANMLASGVDMGEGHGLDARAFNVATGVATSVVGLADALEGIAGASFERNHEPGRPGELRHSTLNSGLIQSRGWTPRFTLEQGLQETYKYIANQRSGSAE from the coding sequence ATGAAGCAGTCAAAACGTAAGGTTCTGGTTACGGGGGGTGCCGGCTTCATCGCCAGTCACGTTTCTGAGGCCTACTTGGCTCAGGGCGACGACGTCTGGATTGTTGACAATCTTTCTTCGGGAAAACGGACGAATGTCCCGGCCGGGGCCGAGTTCATCGAGATGGACATTCGCGACCCGGAGATCCGAAACTTGTTCCGGGAAGTTCGTTTCGACTTGGTTAATCATCACGCGGCCCAGATTGACGTCCGCATCTCAGTGAATGATCCTGCAGAGGACGCTGGGATCAACCTCACAGGGCTTCTGAACATCACCGAGTCTGCGCTTGAGGTCGGCACGAAACGGGTGGTTTTCATCAGCAGTGGGGGTGTCGTGTATGGCGAGCCAGAAGAGATCCCCACACCGGAAGGTGCCCCGAAGCTCCCGCTGTCGCCCTACGGGGTCACGAAGCTGGGGGGGGAGTACTATCTCAACTACTACCGCATGATCCGGGGCATGGAGTATGTCGCGCTGCGCTACTCCAACGTTTTCGGTCCTCGCCAAGATCCGCATGGTGAGGCGGGTGTAGTAGCGATCTTCTGCAACCGTCTCCTCGCCGGGGAATCGCTCACGATTTTCGGCGATGGAGAGCAGACCCGGGACTACGTGTACGTGAAGGATGTGGTGGCTGCCAACATGCTTGCCTCCGGCGTCGACATGGGTGAAGGACATGGGCTCGATGCCCGAGCCTTCAACGTGGCAACTGGGGTTGCTACAAGTGTGGTCGGCCTTGCGGATGCCCTCGAGGGTATCGCGGGTGCGTCATTCGAACGAAATCACGAGCCAGGGCGACCGGGTGAATTGCGCCACAGTACTCTGAACTCCGGGCTGATCCAGTCACGCGGCTGGACACCTAGGTTCACCTTGGAACAAGGCTTGCAAGAAACCTACAAGTACATTGCCAACCAGAGGTCCGGGTCAGCCGAATGA
- the rimI gene encoding ribosomal protein S18-alanine N-acetyltransferase, translated as MEDLTLPAGVIVRPMGRRDINAVVAIEGDAFATPWQADTFLGLFDRDGVELLVMTDDDDAIVGYAILWCILDQGELANIAIVPARRGEGLGRALLLQVLDVARERGVQQLFLEVRASNEVAIDLYLRQGFKEVGVRRNYYGRPPEDAKVMLAAIG; from the coding sequence GTGGAGGACCTGACGCTCCCGGCGGGCGTGATTGTCCGACCGATGGGCCGCCGTGACATCAATGCGGTCGTTGCGATAGAGGGCGATGCGTTCGCCACACCTTGGCAGGCGGACACCTTCTTAGGGCTCTTCGATCGGGATGGTGTCGAGCTTCTGGTTATGACAGATGATGATGACGCTATCGTCGGCTACGCCATCCTCTGGTGTATTCTCGATCAGGGTGAGCTCGCTAACATCGCGATTGTGCCAGCCCGGCGGGGCGAAGGGCTGGGAAGGGCTCTGCTCTTACAGGTTTTGGACGTCGCTCGCGAGCGAGGAGTTCAGCAGCTGTTCCTTGAGGTCCGTGCTTCCAACGAAGTGGCGATCGATCTGTATCTGAGGCAGGGCTTTAAGGAAGTCGGTGTGCGAAGGAACTACTACGGCCGCCCACCCGAGGACGCGAAGGTGATGCTGGCGGCGATCGGCTAG
- the tsaB gene encoding tRNA (adenosine(37)-N6)-threonylcarbamoyltransferase complex dimerization subunit type 1 TsaB has translation MIVLAFDTAGPLGSVAVASGTDVLARGVMVRQAGHAAGLIPMIEETLEDAGVGREEVSGIVVGEGPGSFTGVRVAAATAKGLSRALGAPLYAVSSLAAVALAAAPGSAFGAASVRYALFDARAERVYGACYGVAHDHVDTLVEPHAGELRDVLAGDVPAGTVFIGNSAEKHRAAIEGAGYRVEAADPGRTPADGLVRFLALTPDLRPVGDPGAWEPEYVRASSAERLWRT, from the coding sequence ATGATAGTGCTTGCCTTTGACACCGCCGGTCCCCTCGGCTCCGTCGCAGTAGCGTCGGGCACCGACGTGCTTGCCCGCGGAGTCATGGTACGTCAGGCCGGCCATGCCGCCGGATTGATCCCGATGATCGAGGAGACGCTCGAGGACGCCGGCGTGGGCCGTGAAGAGGTCAGTGGAATTGTTGTGGGCGAGGGACCTGGCTCCTTCACCGGTGTTCGGGTAGCAGCCGCTACCGCGAAGGGATTGAGTCGGGCGTTGGGTGCCCCCCTTTACGCGGTGTCGAGCCTTGCCGCAGTCGCACTCGCGGCTGCTCCCGGCAGTGCATTCGGAGCCGCATCCGTTCGGTACGCCCTGTTCGATGCGCGCGCCGAGCGTGTGTACGGCGCGTGTTATGGCGTGGCCCACGACCATGTGGACACTCTCGTCGAGCCGCACGCCGGAGAATTGCGGGACGTACTTGCTGGCGATGTCCCCGCAGGCACTGTCTTCATTGGTAACTCGGCCGAGAAGCACCGGGCAGCGATCGAAGGCGCGGGCTATCGAGTCGAAGCCGCTGATCCAGGGCGGACCCCGGCCGATGGGCTCGTACGCTTCCTGGCGCTGACTCCGGATCTCAGGCCGGTTGGGGATCCCGGGGCTTGGGAACCGGAGTACGTCCGCGCATCCAGCGCTGAGCGGTTGTGGAGGACCTGA
- the tsaE gene encoding tRNA (adenosine(37)-N6)-threonylcarbamoyltransferase complex ATPase subunit type 1 TsaE, giving the protein MGRWGERIGRTVDPPVVIALRGSLGAGKSVLARAIGRGAGVADPMPSPSYNLLLRYTTPDGGVVSHLDLYRIESSEEVWELGWSQLGTEGDVVLVEWPERAEDLMPPDYWLISLDAPDDHPLLRDVEVQRVGRPPELPGFPMSVSTSG; this is encoded by the coding sequence GTGGGACGCTGGGGCGAAAGGATTGGCAGGACAGTCGATCCGCCTGTTGTAATCGCGCTCCGAGGATCCCTTGGAGCTGGAAAGTCCGTGCTCGCTCGTGCGATTGGTCGCGGCGCTGGGGTAGCGGACCCGATGCCCTCACCCTCGTACAACCTCCTGCTGCGCTACACGACCCCAGACGGTGGGGTCGTCTCTCATCTCGACCTCTATAGAATTGAGTCCTCCGAGGAGGTCTGGGAGCTCGGGTGGTCTCAACTCGGCACGGAAGGTGATGTCGTACTCGTCGAGTGGCCGGAGAGAGCAGAGGACCTTATGCCACCAGATTACTGGCTGATCAGTCTGGATGCGCCTGATGACCACCCTCTACTGCGTGACGTCGAGGTCCAGCGCGTCGGGCGACCACCTGAACTGCCGGGCTTCCCGATGTCCGTGTCGACATCAGGATGA
- the nadD gene encoding nicotinate-nucleotide adenylyltransferase encodes MALAPEVRGDLPLRVGVFGGTFDPPHLGHVSGAREVADALALDEVLWIPARRSPLKPNEPLTDVEVRVEMARAAVDRESAFRVHDLEIGRPGPSFTLDTLRELRGEVHPDTELFLIIGMDQYRALDAWRKPDEIARIATIVVMDRKGEGLSATVGDGGPRRIPVARVDVSSTEVRRRVGRGESVAGMVSPAVLAIMARERLYENA; translated from the coding sequence ATGGCCCTGGCTCCTGAAGTCAGGGGCGACCTTCCGCTCCGAGTAGGGGTTTTCGGCGGGACGTTCGATCCACCTCATCTGGGTCACGTATCGGGCGCCCGAGAAGTCGCCGATGCGCTGGCGCTCGACGAGGTCCTCTGGATTCCGGCGCGGCGTTCTCCCCTCAAGCCGAACGAGCCGCTGACTGATGTCGAGGTCCGCGTTGAGATGGCCCGGGCGGCGGTCGACCGCGAGTCAGCTTTTCGCGTACATGACTTAGAGATCGGCCGGCCCGGACCATCGTTCACCCTAGACACGCTGCGAGAACTCCGTGGCGAGGTGCATCCCGACACCGAGTTGTTCCTGATCATCGGGATGGACCAGTACCGCGCCCTGGACGCTTGGCGAAAGCCCGACGAGATCGCGCGAATCGCGACGATCGTGGTGATGGACAGGAAAGGGGAAGGGCTGTCTGCGACCGTAGGAGATGGCGGTCCACGTCGAATTCCGGTGGCCCGGGTCGATGTTTCGTCCACGGAGGTCCGCAGACGCGTTGGCAGGGGAGAAAGCGTTGCAGGCATGGTGTCACCGGCCGTGTTGGCGATCATGGCGCGTGAGCGTTTGTACGAGAACGCCTAG
- the bamD gene encoding outer membrane protein assembly factor BamD produces MSNLIAPRFRLPAAAYVAASIALSACGGGNRYEGVTPDELFEVAATEFEQENHGNAIDALDRLLVAHGDWDRIPDARLMLGDVHFDRGDFLTARAEYTRFIDRYAGNLGSANAALGICKSLASLTPRPQRDQGYTQEAMASCRNVVIDFAGREQAAEAAGISNELRYTLAEKEYINADFYFRRNMHDSAIKYYEFVITLYPESLFAPQALLGIYLANNAIGYEDLAEAAKQQLLLEYPDSEAALSVAADGPGS; encoded by the coding sequence ATGTCGAATCTCATAGCCCCCCGCTTCCGTCTCCCCGCCGCCGCCTATGTAGCCGCGTCCATTGCGCTGTCTGCCTGCGGTGGTGGCAATCGTTACGAAGGCGTGACGCCGGACGAACTGTTTGAGGTTGCGGCGACGGAGTTCGAACAGGAGAACCACGGAAACGCGATTGACGCGCTCGACCGCCTCCTCGTGGCTCATGGCGACTGGGACCGGATCCCCGATGCGCGGCTTATGCTCGGCGATGTGCACTTTGATCGTGGTGACTTTCTGACCGCTCGGGCGGAGTACACGCGATTCATCGACCGATATGCGGGTAATCTTGGTTCCGCGAATGCTGCACTGGGCATCTGCAAGTCGCTGGCTTCTCTGACGCCGCGCCCTCAGCGGGATCAGGGGTACACGCAGGAAGCGATGGCCTCCTGCCGCAACGTCGTGATCGACTTCGCTGGTCGGGAGCAGGCTGCGGAGGCCGCGGGAATCTCCAACGAGCTGCGTTATACGCTCGCGGAGAAGGAGTACATAAACGCGGACTTCTACTTCCGTCGGAACATGCACGACTCGGCGATCAAGTACTACGAGTTCGTGATCACGCTGTATCCGGAATCGCTCTTCGCCCCGCAGGCCCTTCTGGGCATCTATCTGGCGAACAACGCCATCGGTTACGAAGACTTAGCGGAAGCTGCCAAACAACAACTCCTCCTTGAGTATCCGGACTCGGAAGCCGCCTTGTCTGTGGCAGCGGATGGCCCTGGCTCCTGA
- a CDS encoding tetratricopeptide repeat protein: MTLRRTICLLLLSLTAWACSPSGIDVSAIRRGDEAFAQGNYDEALAEYRLAIRQGADDPVVTARVAHTYTLMNRVDDAGAYYVDAAARDPRLTDQAVSDLMRLARQNQDAQDRFAMATAVETALRLRPGLGVGDMSLPLARHYYQNGDYGRALPFYQNAMTEAADSIPEIVFEVGVAHDEIGDCENALVFFERFREMVRPWERGEVDWYIGTCAFNLARELRDRTRTVERTLSRGDVDPAVRQSLDRDLEEALRLVNRTVAVQEPRNIQAQAWFEKGEILAEMDECEAAMDAYSQVRYADQAGSLIDRAQDRFDEIRFGRGLEHLGDGRCR; this comes from the coding sequence ATGACTCTTCGACGAACGATTTGCCTGCTGCTGCTCTCTTTGACCGCCTGGGCGTGTTCGCCTAGCGGTATTGATGTGAGCGCTATCCGGCGTGGTGACGAAGCGTTCGCCCAGGGCAACTACGATGAGGCGCTTGCGGAATACCGGCTCGCGATTCGACAGGGTGCGGACGATCCGGTTGTCACTGCACGGGTGGCACACACCTACACGCTGATGAATCGTGTCGACGACGCTGGCGCTTACTACGTGGACGCAGCAGCCCGTGATCCGAGATTGACTGATCAGGCGGTCTCCGACCTAATGCGATTGGCGCGCCAAAATCAGGACGCACAAGACCGTTTCGCCATGGCCACCGCAGTGGAGACGGCGCTCCGCCTACGTCCGGGGCTCGGTGTCGGGGATATGTCTCTCCCCCTCGCCCGTCACTACTACCAGAACGGCGACTATGGTCGAGCACTTCCCTTCTATCAGAATGCGATGACTGAAGCTGCCGACTCGATTCCGGAGATCGTGTTCGAGGTCGGGGTCGCGCATGACGAGATCGGGGACTGCGAGAACGCCCTGGTCTTCTTCGAGCGCTTCCGAGAAATGGTTCGCCCTTGGGAGCGGGGTGAGGTCGACTGGTACATCGGCACCTGCGCTTTCAACCTCGCCCGTGAGCTTCGCGACCGGACACGCACGGTCGAGCGTACCTTGAGCAGGGGTGACGTCGACCCGGCCGTCCGCCAGTCGCTGGATCGTGACCTGGAAGAGGCTTTGCGTCTGGTGAACCGGACCGTAGCCGTCCAGGAGCCCCGCAACATTCAGGCTCAGGCTTGGTTCGAGAAGGGTGAGATTCTGGCTGAAATGGATGAATGTGAGGCCGCGATGGATGCGTACTCGCAGGTGCGCTATGCCGACCAGGCTGGCTCGCTCATCGATCGGGCGCAGGATCGGTTCGATGAAATTCGCTTCGGCCGAGGCCTAGAGCATCTCGGGGATGGCCGCTGCCGTTAG
- a CDS encoding SDR family oxidoreductase, whose translation MRVLITGAAGFLGSHLAQRFIESGHEVIGVDNFITGSRANSVFLESLGSFRLIEHDISTPLFIDDELDGVLHFASPASPVDYREMPIQTLKAGSLGTHNALGLANAKAARFLLASTSEVYGDPLVHPQPETYWGNVNPIGPRGVYDEAKRFAEAMTMAYHTYHGLETRIVRIFNTYGPRMRPGDGRVVSNFIVQALRGDPLTIYGDGSQTRSFCYVKDEVEGIFRLFNSNRAEPVNIGNPNEFTIAELAEVVLEETSSDSTIDRLPLPTDDPKVRQPDITIARELLGWEPAVGLRSGIRETLPYFREELEHHDAKARTI comes from the coding sequence GTGCGTGTGCTGATAACGGGCGCCGCGGGATTCCTTGGCTCGCATCTGGCCCAGCGCTTCATCGAGTCGGGTCACGAAGTAATCGGAGTCGATAACTTCATCACGGGATCCCGAGCCAACTCGGTCTTCCTCGAATCGCTCGGCTCGTTTCGGCTCATTGAACATGACATTTCAACACCACTGTTCATCGACGACGAGCTCGACGGGGTCCTTCACTTCGCTTCGCCGGCGAGTCCTGTGGACTATCGGGAGATGCCGATCCAGACACTGAAGGCAGGAAGTCTCGGTACCCATAACGCTCTGGGGCTGGCAAACGCAAAGGCTGCCCGGTTCCTCCTCGCCTCGACCTCTGAGGTGTACGGCGACCCCCTCGTGCACCCTCAGCCGGAAACCTATTGGGGCAATGTGAACCCGATCGGCCCGCGCGGCGTTTACGACGAAGCGAAGCGGTTCGCTGAGGCCATGACCATGGCGTACCACACGTATCACGGCCTTGAGACCCGAATCGTAAGGATCTTCAATACGTACGGCCCGCGCATGCGTCCTGGAGATGGCCGAGTCGTTTCGAATTTCATTGTGCAGGCGCTACGGGGAGATCCACTCACGATCTACGGCGACGGCTCTCAGACTCGCTCCTTCTGCTACGTGAAAGATGAAGTCGAAGGCATCTTCCGCCTGTTCAACTCGAATCGGGCCGAGCCCGTGAACATCGGCAACCCGAACGAATTCACGATCGCGGAACTCGCGGAGGTGGTGCTCGAAGAGACGAGTAGTGATTCGACGATCGATCGACTCCCGCTGCCAACCGACGACCCGAAGGTCAGGCAGCCAGATATCACCATCGCACGAGAACTCCTAGGATGGGAACCAGCCGTGGGTCTCCGCTCAGGCATTCGCGAGACCCTGCCATACTTTAGGGAAGAACTGGAGCACCACGACGCCAAGGCACGTACAATCTGA
- a CDS encoding UDP-glucose/GDP-mannose dehydrogenase family protein, with product MKVGIFGSGYVGLVVGACLAEAGNEVLCADIDAAKIEMLNRGGVPIYEPGLKPLIERNLSVGRLAFTTDVEAAVRASQVIFIAVGTPPGEDGSADLQHVLAVAKTIGKAMEDEKVVITKSTVPVGTADLVREAIKAETDLPVHVCSNPEFLKEGAAVDDFMKPDRVVVGADSEYAAKVLRDLYAPFARTGGSVMIMDVRAAEITKYAANAMLATRISFMNSIARLCEATGADVAAVQQGIGSDSRIGPSFLFPGIGYGGSCFPKDVKALVKTMEDFDVDASILQAVEDINESQKSALLDRLDARLGADLTGKTVAVWGLAFKPNTDDMREAPSLVTIEGLLARGARVVAHDPVAMAEARRYLGDRVTYVDTNYDALDDAHALVIHTEWHPYRSPDFNRMKASMARPLIIDGRNLYDPSDMSESGFEYLSIGRAAAQPREA from the coding sequence ATGAAGGTCGGAATCTTTGGTTCTGGATACGTCGGGTTGGTTGTAGGTGCGTGCTTGGCCGAGGCCGGAAACGAAGTGCTGTGTGCCGACATTGACGCCGCGAAGATTGAAATGTTGAACCGAGGTGGCGTCCCGATCTATGAGCCGGGACTGAAGCCGCTGATTGAGCGGAACCTCTCAGTCGGTCGGCTCGCGTTCACCACAGATGTCGAGGCTGCCGTCCGTGCATCCCAGGTCATCTTCATCGCGGTCGGGACCCCGCCTGGCGAGGACGGGTCCGCGGATCTTCAACATGTCTTGGCCGTCGCGAAAACGATCGGCAAGGCCATGGAGGACGAAAAGGTCGTGATCACCAAGAGCACCGTTCCGGTCGGGACCGCCGACCTCGTGAGGGAGGCGATCAAGGCCGAGACGGACCTTCCTGTCCACGTCTGCTCTAATCCGGAGTTCCTGAAGGAAGGTGCGGCCGTCGACGATTTTATGAAGCCGGATCGGGTTGTGGTCGGCGCCGACTCGGAGTATGCCGCTAAGGTGTTACGCGATCTCTACGCTCCGTTCGCTCGCACAGGGGGCTCTGTTATGATCATGGACGTGCGCGCCGCGGAGATCACGAAATACGCCGCGAATGCGATGTTGGCGACGAGGATCAGCTTCATGAATTCGATCGCCCGTCTCTGCGAGGCTACGGGAGCCGACGTCGCCGCGGTGCAACAGGGAATCGGCTCAGATTCGAGAATCGGGCCGAGCTTTCTCTTCCCCGGGATCGGGTATGGGGGCTCCTGCTTCCCCAAAGATGTGAAGGCGCTCGTAAAGACCATGGAGGATTTCGATGTCGACGCTTCGATTCTCCAGGCTGTCGAAGATATCAATGAGAGCCAAAAGAGCGCGCTACTCGACAGGCTGGACGCCCGACTAGGTGCAGATTTGACTGGAAAGACCGTCGCTGTGTGGGGGCTGGCCTTCAAGCCAAACACCGACGACATGCGAGAGGCCCCGAGTCTGGTCACCATTGAGGGTTTGTTAGCGCGTGGAGCACGCGTGGTGGCCCACGATCCCGTCGCGATGGCCGAGGCCCGACGCTACCTGGGCGACCGGGTCACATACGTCGATACGAACTATGACGCGCTCGACGATGCCCACGCGCTCGTGATTCATACAGAGTGGCACCCCTATCGGAGTCCAGACTTCAATCGGATGAAGGCGTCGATGGCTCGGCCTCTCATAATCGACGGCCGGAACCTCTATGACCCTTCCGACATGTCGGAGAGCGGATTCGAGTACTTGTCGATTGGCCGCGCAGCCGCGCAGCCCCGGGAGGCGTGA
- the uvrB gene encoding excinuclease ABC subunit UvrB, giving the protein MSDFQLVSPYQPAGDQPAAIAELTAGLKRGDPKQVLLGATGTGKTFAIAHVIANQGLPTLVMSHNKTLAAQLYGELKALFPHNAVEYFISYYDYYQPEAYVASTDTYIEKDASINEDIERLRLRATSSLMERKDVIVVASVSCIFGLGNPADYRGLMLHIDVGGEHPRKQILQGLVNIHYKRNDYLFERGTFRVRGDTVEVYPAYDEQAIRIELWGDEVERISRFDPLTGEVIAALDRTAIYPASHYVTRRSTIESMVPEIRDELKDQLTVFRTNEQLLEAQRLEQRTHFDIEMMLEIGTCPGIENYSLYTSGRRTGDRPSCLIDYFPADFLTVVDESHASIPQIHGMYKGDRSRKTTLIEHGFRLPSALDNRPLKFDEWVDVIPQAIYLSATPGDWEVEQTGGAVVEQIIRPTGLLDPEISIRPVKGQVDDLLAEIRTRERKGERVLVTTLTKRMAEDLSEYLQSVGVRVRYMHSEVDTIERMAILRQLRLGKIDVLVGINLLREGLDLPEVSLVAILDADKEGFLRNARSLIQTIGRAARNREGKAVLYADRVTRSMQECMDETNRRREIQIAHNAEHGITPTTIVKSIEEIELATRVADARSASISAVAEAKASYADEVNREELVKILEQEMAEAAEALNFERAALARDQLFELGVAK; this is encoded by the coding sequence GTGTCTGACTTCCAGCTCGTCTCCCCTTACCAACCAGCAGGGGATCAGCCGGCTGCGATTGCAGAACTCACCGCCGGATTGAAACGAGGCGACCCCAAGCAGGTTCTTCTAGGTGCGACGGGCACTGGGAAGACGTTCGCCATCGCGCACGTGATCGCGAATCAGGGCTTGCCTACCCTGGTGATGTCGCACAACAAGACGCTCGCGGCGCAGCTGTATGGCGAACTGAAGGCACTCTTTCCGCACAATGCGGTCGAGTACTTCATCTCCTACTACGACTACTATCAGCCAGAAGCGTACGTGGCCTCGACGGACACGTATATCGAGAAGGATGCCTCAATCAATGAGGATATCGAGCGTCTGCGCCTGAGGGCCACATCGTCATTGATGGAGCGGAAGGACGTGATCGTCGTCGCTTCGGTCTCGTGCATCTTCGGTCTCGGTAATCCGGCGGATTACCGAGGGCTCATGCTCCACATCGACGTTGGAGGTGAGCATCCGAGGAAGCAGATCCTTCAGGGGCTCGTGAACATCCATTACAAGCGGAACGATTACCTCTTCGAACGCGGAACCTTCCGAGTAAGAGGCGACACCGTCGAGGTCTATCCTGCATACGATGAGCAGGCGATTCGCATCGAGTTGTGGGGCGACGAGGTCGAGCGCATCAGTCGTTTTGATCCACTGACTGGGGAAGTGATCGCGGCTCTCGATCGGACTGCTATCTATCCGGCGAGTCACTATGTGACCCGCCGCTCCACGATCGAAAGCATGGTGCCGGAGATACGCGACGAACTCAAAGACCAGCTCACCGTATTCAGGACCAACGAGCAGTTGCTCGAAGCGCAGAGACTCGAGCAGCGAACCCATTTCGACATCGAGATGATGCTGGAAATCGGGACCTGTCCTGGCATCGAGAACTATTCGCTTTATACCAGTGGTCGCCGCACGGGTGACCGTCCGTCTTGCCTGATCGACTACTTCCCGGCGGACTTTCTCACCGTCGTCGACGAGTCTCACGCGTCCATTCCGCAGATCCACGGCATGTACAAGGGAGATCGCTCCAGGAAGACGACCTTGATCGAGCACGGGTTTCGGCTCCCGTCTGCTCTGGATAACCGCCCGCTCAAGTTCGATGAGTGGGTCGACGTGATCCCCCAGGCGATTTATCTCTCCGCCACACCTGGCGATTGGGAAGTCGAGCAGACCGGAGGTGCGGTCGTCGAGCAGATTATTCGTCCTACCGGACTCCTCGACCCGGAGATCTCGATTCGACCAGTGAAGGGTCAGGTTGATGACCTGCTCGCCGAAATTCGGACGCGAGAGCGGAAGGGTGAGCGCGTGCTCGTCACGACCCTCACGAAACGCATGGCGGAGGACTTGTCCGAGTATCTGCAGTCTGTCGGAGTGCGGGTGCGATACATGCACTCGGAGGTTGATACGATCGAGCGCATGGCGATCTTGCGACAACTTCGTCTCGGGAAAATTGACGTGCTGGTCGGAATCAACCTTTTGCGCGAAGGACTCGACCTTCCCGAGGTGTCTCTGGTCGCGATCCTCGACGCGGACAAGGAGGGGTTCCTTCGCAATGCCCGCTCCTTGATTCAGACGATCGGCCGAGCTGCACGGAATCGGGAGGGCAAGGCCGTGCTCTACGCGGATCGAGTCACCCGCTCGATGCAGGAATGTATGGATGAGACGAATCGCCGGCGGGAAATTCAGATCGCACACAATGCAGAGCATGGGATTACGCCCACCACGATTGTTAAGAGCATCGAGGAGATCGAGTTGGCCACCCGTGTGGCGGATGCCAGATCGGCATCGATTTCGGCCGTTGCTGAGGCCAAGGCCTCCTATGCGGACGAAGTGAACCGCGAGGAGTTGGTGAAGATTCTCGAGCAGGAGATGGCGGAGGCCGCTGAGGCTCTCAATTTCGAAAGAGCTGCGTTGGCGCGGGATCAACTTTTTGAGTTGGGAGTCGCGAAGTAG